A stretch of the Bacillota bacterium genome encodes the following:
- a CDS encoding PadR family transcriptional regulator yields the protein MCGPPRFFHGFQNKCGCHDLSPRIEGFIVPCLLLILKEQSIHGYELIEKLETLPFLDVVPDPGVVYRHLRRLEEEGMVESRLEPGSGGPARKVYSLTPEGEGFLKVWESAIRKRKTSLEGFLAAFEKAFPSDGKDKQ from the coding sequence ATGTGCGGACCGCCTAGATTTTTTCACGGTTTCCAAAACAAATGCGGATGCCATGACCTAAGTCCAAGAATCGAAGGTTTCATCGTTCCTTGTCTCTTGCTGATATTAAAAGAACAGTCGATACATGGTTATGAACTTATCGAAAAGTTGGAAACCCTACCTTTCCTCGATGTAGTACCTGATCCCGGGGTTGTTTACCGTCACCTTCGTCGTTTAGAGGAAGAGGGGATGGTGGAGTCACGTCTTGAACCAGGGAGCGGAGGACCAGCTCGCAAGGTTTACTCCTTGACGCCGGAAGGAGAAGGTTTTCTAAAAGTTTGGGAATCTGCTATTAGAAAGAGGAAGACTTCTCTTGAAGGTTTTTTAGCCGCTTTTGAAAAGGCTTTTCCGTCCGATGGAAAGGACAAACAATAA
- a CDS encoding zinc ribbon domain-containing protein, whose translation MADFFDKLKQGLGKGVTTVSAKSKEWVEATKVKTEIDQLKQQKKDAIEELGHIVYAMLKNDKFDLEKVNLKYARIAQIDQEIKNKEDELEEIHVKTQQTLGKPITSGFCPQCGNGVTQGAKFCAKCGHKIEEA comes from the coding sequence GTGGCAGACTTTTTTGACAAACTAAAGCAGGGGCTCGGCAAAGGGGTAACCACCGTTAGCGCCAAATCAAAAGAATGGGTCGAGGCAACGAAGGTCAAGACAGAAATTGACCAACTTAAACAGCAAAAGAAAGATGCTATCGAAGAACTTGGTCATATAGTTTACGCCATGTTGAAGAACGACAAATTTGACTTGGAAAAAGTTAACCTCAAATACGCCAGGATAGCCCAGATAGATCAGGAAATCAAAAATAAAGAAGACGAACTTGAGGAAATCCACGTCAAGACACAACAAACCCTAGGTAAGCCGATAACTTCAGGATTTTGTCCCCAGTGTGGTAATGGTGTTACACAGGGAGCAAAGTTTTGTGCCAAGTGCGGACATAAGATTGAGGAGGCTTAA
- a CDS encoding zinc-ribbon domain-containing protein: MFCVKCGHQLPDGANFCVNCGAPSVANQAAKQILNTASQVAASVSPSSSVMMGVNEVARATGVGAAQVAGTVAKTKILTTSIVVAIVIAGIILYNMFFVVKPIDVVEKFIKAINEKDINTAVSCFDPKYEKAYTATSNILGTFIGVSIKDVADLFPMLFDFAKSKDPSVQDLYIKVVRVVSEETTDNTAKVVVALEASDGPKGKLLDSGTSVFYLSKFNSGWRIVDIKDLNQKKTKAK; this comes from the coding sequence TTGTTTTGTGTAAAATGCGGCCATCAATTGCCTGACGGGGCAAACTTCTGTGTCAATTGCGGAGCACCCAGTGTGGCAAACCAAGCAGCCAAGCAAATACTTAATACCGCGAGTCAAGTTGCTGCAAGTGTAAGCCCATCCTCATCAGTAATGATGGGGGTTAATGAAGTCGCCAGAGCAACTGGGGTCGGTGCAGCTCAAGTGGCGGGTACTGTGGCCAAAACAAAGATCCTAACTACCTCCATCGTCGTGGCAATTGTTATCGCCGGGATTATTCTGTACAATATGTTTTTTGTAGTCAAACCGATAGACGTAGTAGAAAAATTCATTAAGGCCATTAATGAGAAAGATATAAACACTGCGGTTTCCTGCTTTGACCCCAAATATGAAAAAGCTTATACTGCTACCAGCAATATCTTGGGGACCTTTATCGGGGTAAGTATAAAGGACGTGGCTGATCTCTTCCCTATGCTTTTCGATTTCGCTAAATCTAAAGATCCATCCGTACAAGATTTGTACATCAAAGTTGTCCGAGTAGTCTCTGAGGAAACCACTGATAATACCGCTAAAGTAGTAGTTGCTCTTGAGGCAAGTGACGGACCAAAAGGGAAATTGCTTGATAGCGGGACCAGTGTTTTCTATCTATCCAAGTTTAACTCAGGGTGGAGAATTGTTGATATCAAGGATCTAAACCAGAAGAAAACAAAGGCGAAATGA
- a CDS encoding permease, with the protein MFTNTLYVLTIVLLLYSFYRDKKKTNMALKKAWKSFENILPQFLAILLIIGITLAVLSPETISKLIGQKSGWMGMIIASIIGSITLIPGFVAFPLAAALLKSGAGFMQIAVFISTLMMVGIVTVPVEVKYFGKKVTALRNGLAFVFSFAVAMIIGVVLK; encoded by the coding sequence ATGTTTACCAATACACTTTATGTTTTAACCATAGTTTTATTATTATATTCGTTTTACAGGGATAAAAAGAAAACAAATATGGCTTTAAAAAAGGCTTGGAAATCATTTGAAAACATATTGCCGCAGTTTCTTGCCATTTTACTTATAATTGGGATCACGCTTGCAGTACTCAGCCCAGAGACTATTTCAAAACTGATTGGCCAAAAATCCGGTTGGATGGGAATGATTATCGCATCGATAATAGGGTCTATTACATTAATACCCGGGTTTGTGGCGTTTCCCCTGGCCGCAGCACTTCTAAAAAGTGGTGCTGGCTTTATGCAAATTGCAGTTTTTATCTCAACACTAATGATGGTGGGTATTGTCACAGTACCCGTAGAAGTTAAGTATTTTGGGAAAAAGGTTACAGCTTTAAGAAACGGGCTAGCATTTGTATTTTCATTTGCAGTGGCCATGATAATTGGGGTGGTATTAAAATGA
- a CDS encoding permease has translation MSAVISRYKFVIIILFFNLALLVLHPTIGIKSLQISGNNMLEMLSVLPPIFVLLGLLDVWVERETVIKLMGEKSGLLGMALAFLLGSAAAGPLYAAFPLAGVLLKKGCKLSNILIFIGAWSTTKIPMLLFEASAMGWKFMLTRFIVNIPGIILIAYIIESILLDEDKIMIYRNAN, from the coding sequence ATGAGTGCGGTTATTAGTCGTTATAAGTTTGTGATTATAATATTGTTTTTTAACCTTGCGCTCCTCGTTCTGCATCCCACTATTGGTATCAAGTCGTTACAAATATCGGGAAACAATATGCTTGAAATGTTGTCAGTATTGCCGCCAATCTTTGTTCTGTTAGGCCTACTTGATGTCTGGGTAGAAAGGGAAACCGTGATTAAATTAATGGGTGAAAAATCAGGACTGCTAGGCATGGCTCTTGCTTTTCTTTTGGGTTCAGCTGCCGCTGGTCCGCTATACGCAGCCTTTCCCCTGGCTGGTGTACTTCTGAAGAAGGGATGTAAATTATCAAATATCTTGATATTTATTGGAGCATGGTCGACGACAAAGATTCCAATGTTATTATTCGAGGCTTCCGCAATGGGATGGAAGTTTATGCTGACAAGGTTTATTGTCAATATCCCTGGGATAATATTAATTGCTTATATAATTGAGTCCATATTATTAGATGAAGATAAGATTATGATTTATCGAAACGCAAATTAA